CCATGTAATAAAGCTCTTATTTTTAAATAGGATAACTTGCAAAAGTAAAAGAAATTCTTATAAGGTAACAATAACTTGGTAGTTGCAAGTTTTGAATACTACAGAAATGCCAGCCCTCTTCTGACAGAATATCGAAATTGCAAATTTGACCATCTTAGTTAACTGTTATAACTAAGCTGAGCAATTTAGGGCAAGGTGCTGAGGGATCATCCGCCAATTAAGTTCATGGTCTCAATATCTGGGTGCAAGTTCAGGGACCCAAGCATCTGTGATGTCGTCTACAAAGACCCGATCAAGGTGAAATCAGTGCATTTTATTGGAGAAAAGGACTGGCTCAAGGTACATTCCGAGGAGCTGGCTTCTGTCTTTGATGAGCCTCTCATCATAAGGCATCCTCAGGGCCACACTGTCCCTAGGCTTGGTTCGCACTCTTCCCAAATCTTCTGTTCGATTTATCTACATGGAATCAGCATAAGCTGCTTCTTTTCTGTCGACCGTGTTTATGCATAGTGCTTTCTCGCTGATTATCTGATATATTCTTTCGCAGATGACGTATCTGTGAAACAGCTTTCTGAATGGAGCTCATCATGCGTCCTAGAAGACCTTAAGAGTGCAGATGTCATGAGGCATTCAGGAAAACCATCTGATAAGGAGGCTACTGGTGTGAAATTCGCAGAAAACCTGGTGAAAGCTTTAGTAGTGCGTGGAACTTGTTTGATCGCATGTGTATTGCATTGGCAAAACAATAAATCGTTATCTTGTAGTTGTAGCCTACAGCTGAAACAAATGGCTCCAGACATCCAGTTAAGCCTTTGCCCCAGTCCTACTTGTTGGGCGTGGTCGCATGGGCTGTGTAGCATGACTGTCGTCTCTCAGACTTGACTCGAAGCTTAACAGTCAGCTTTTGGAATGGAGGTCGCTGAAGTACAGGCACTAGGTGGTGGTGTTTTGGTGGTGAACAACAAGATGTTGGTGTTTTTGTTTTCTTTGTGTTGGTCTTTTCTCACCTTCTTACTTGGTACCTCTGGGTTCATGACCCAAGCATGTAACTGCCACTTGGCGTCCTCCATTTCCGGCTTTGTCAGCATCAATGGAAAATTATTcaggagccccccccccccccccccccccccccccccatttccGGATTTGTCAGCATCAATGGAAAACTATTCAGGAGAAAATGATGGCTTTAATCTGAAGGCGGAGAAGATTGTGCATTGCATTTCAGTCAAGATGCAACTCTTATTTCGTTGACTTCCCAGTGAAACATTCTGCTAGTTGTAATTGCTGAAAGGCAATGCAGTTCCTGCTTTGTTCTTCCCTCCAGTGTGTTTTCAGAACCGTTGTTTCGTGTGAACCTGTAATGGTTGCCCTCCCTGCTGTGTCTTGATTGCAGTGGAAACCattccccctcccctccctcccccccaccccccccccccccccccccccccccccccccccaccccccccaccccaccaccCACACACAATCAACTTCTGCTCTGTTAGTATCAATGGATGGCCCGTTGTTTTTAATGCGATGATCTGTAGTTACCGTGGCAGATGTAAATTTATTCCAAACTGCTGAATCGTAGTGTTGGTTTAAGATGCATGATGTGGACTATTCAAGATGCTCTTTGTGCTAAGTGAATGCAGTCTTGTCCTttttgttgctggttaggttgcAACTATTTGTTGTTGGGCCTTTCTAAAAAAAACTATTTGTTGTTGGGTGAAAGCGACATGCAGCCTTGGAGTGGTAGGTACCAGCTACCACACGTCCAAGCCTTCTTAAGGTCTCAAGTTTCTTCACGTGCCCTCTAGATCTTCTTAAGGTCTCAAGTTTCTTGTGTTTGTCAAAACTTACTCTGTGCTTGGGAGAGTTGAGCTCATGGAGAAGGACAAGAGAACCAAGGTGCTGTGCCTGCATGGCTTCCGTACAAGCGGGAGTTTTCTGAAGAAGCAGAtcagcaaatggcacccttccaTATTTCAGCAGTTTGAGATGGTTCTGTGCTGGATTCAATGATCTGATCTAATTGGTTTCCTTCTTTGTTTTGTTCTTGAacatttttcttttctgtttttcagGTATTCCCTGATGGCATATTCCCAGCTGGTGGAAAGTCAGAGATAGAGGGCATATTTCCGCCGCCGTACTTCGAGTGGTTCCAGTTCAATAAGGTTAGTGCTTTAGTTGGAACCGAACTGAAATCAGCTCTTCTCATGGCAAGTTATATTTCAGCTACAGTTTGATCACCATCTATGCCTTAGCTATTCATGCCAGTTGCCAGATATGACCACTCCTTTATTTTTGTTCCTGTGTGCCGAAACACTTCAGTGCTTGCATGTTTTTCCACACAGGAATTCACTGAATACACAAATCTGAACGAGTGCATTTCATATCTATGTGATTACATGGTAAAAAATGGACCTTTTGATGGCCTGCTCGGATTCTCACAGGTAAAAATGGAAACGAGAAGTTACTTTTACTGAGCACCTGAGAGTTGAATGTCCTATCTTTTTTGGACTTTGAGTTTATTCCTGAGTTTCCTTATTGTATGATAATATCTGCAtgcaaactagaattgtggtccAAGCTTACATATGAAATGATGAAATGTTATGAACTACCCCTTTTGAGCTGCTGTAAAGTTTAATTGATCTCTTAATTTCTCTGTTCAAGGTGCACTTCTGATAGGATTATAACTTAGAACATCTATAAGGCCCAAGCACTTGCATAGGAAAGGCAGTAGAAACGGATTGGATCTTGACCTTTATTTTTTAATCTGATTTGCCTTACTGAATGATCGGGCACTGTCAGTCTTTCAACCTGTGCTTTTTCCTGTGTTGAGCATAAAGTGGAGTCTTGGAGCTTATGTATCCATTCCTCTTTCCAGGGCGCAACACTTTCGGCCCTTTTGATAGGCTACCAAGCACAGGTAATTTTTACTCCTAAACTCTGTAATACCTGTGAACTAAATTATACAGATAGCATAAAGTAGCAACAAACAGAACACCTTTTACCATGTAATAAAGCCCTTACTTTTAAACAGGATAACttgcaaaagaaaaaagaaattctTATAAGGTAACAGTAACTTGGAAGTTGCGAGTTTTGAATAGAGTAAAATGCACCATGCGTCCTCAAACTTTTGGGGCATTCCCATCTAGGTCCTCCAACTAAAAAAGCGACCATCTGGGTCCTTAATCAA
Above is a genomic segment from Miscanthus floridulus cultivar M001 chromosome 3, ASM1932011v1, whole genome shotgun sequence containing:
- the LOC136542824 gene encoding uncharacterized protein: MEQNKRAKVLCLHGFRTSGSFLKKQISKWHPSIFQQFEMVFPDGFFPAGGKSLIEGIFPLPYFEWFQFNNEFTEYTNLDECISYLCDYMVKNRPFDGLLGFFQGKVLRDHPPIKFMVSISGCKFRDPSICDVVYKDPIKVKSVHFIGEKDWLKVHSEELASVFDEPLIIRHPQGHTVPRLDDVSVKQLSEWSSSCVLEDLKSADVMRHSGKPSDKEATGVKFAENLVKALVVRGTCLIACVLHWQNNKSLSCSCSLQLKQMAPDIQLSLCPSPTCWAWSHGLCSMTVVSQT